The DNA region TGGGTATGAGTTCAGATTATGAACTTGCAATTGCCTGTGGTTCAAATATGATTAGAGTAGGAACTAGTTTATTTAAAGATTAATACAAGTAACAGATATATTTAAACATATCTGTTACTTCTATAATACAATTTAAATATTTTTACTAGTACTTTTCAATATATGTTCTTCAATAACCCAAGAAGCAAAGGGTATTGAGCAAGTAAAAGCTGGACTAACAGCGTTTAATATATGTATTGAATTATCATCAGATTCAACAACAAAATCTTGAACTAATTCTAAAGTTTCTTTATTTAATAGTTGCGCTCTAATACCAGGTGTACTCCAAGAATCATATCCCTTATGATCCATATTTTTTGTTAACTTTTTAGCTAAACTTTTTAGATAATTTAAATTATATTTTTTAACTTCACTATATGCTAAGCTTCTAAATCCAAAAGCATTACTTATAAATAGTTTTAACTCATAATATGATATTTGCAAAAATTCTTTTAAAGAAAAATTATCAAATCCATTATAGTTTTCTCTCCAAAATGCAGGAATTGCAGTAGGACCTATTTTACTTTCATTATCAACAGTTAATGTGTAATGAACACCTAAAAAAGGATTATCTAAGTTTGGAACTGGATATACATTTGTTGTAAGATTTGAAATATTATTCTTATCTTTAAGATATATACCTTTAAAAGGAATTATCACATAATCTTTTGAAAAACCAAAATCTCTAGCAATATTATCAGCATATAAACCTCCACAATTTATAACTTTTACAGAATTATAATCACCTTGATTAGTATGAATTACATTTCCTTTAGATCCTAAATACTTACAATCTAAAATTAACTCAACTCCTAATTCTTCAATAGCTTTAGCAAATTCTTTTGTAACTTCTTTTGGATTAACAGTTGCAGTTGAAGGACATAAAAGTGCTTTTTTATAAGTTTTAATATTTGGATATAATTCTTCCAAATCTTTTTCATTAAGCCAATGAAGTTCTACACCATTTGCATCACCTCTTCTTTTTAATTCTTCTAAACCTTCAACTTCTTTATCATCAATTGCTACAACAACTTTTTTACAAGAATTTACAGTAAGATTTCTCTGTTTACAAAACTCTTTTAGTGCCTTATTTCCATCTTTAGTAAATTTTGCTTTTAATGAATCTGCACTATAATAGAATCCTGCATGTAAGACACCAGAATTTCTACCACTACTATGCATTGCAACTTCTTTTTCTTTCTCTAATACAATTATTTTACTATCAGGGAATCTTTCTTTTAGATTTTTTGCAATATTTAGGCCAATAATTCCAGCACCAATAATTAAATAATCATACATTTTCTAATATCCTAATTCTTCATTTACAATGATAATTGTTATTCTATCTTTTTCATCTGCTTTTATATAAGTAAATTTATTAGCAATGTTATCTAAGTTATGTCTTGGTGTTTTACCCATTTCAATAGCTTTTGAATTCATTCTATCAATATTTTTTACAGCACTAACTTCCATTAATCTTTTAAAACCCTCTTCTACATTTTCAACTATTTTATTAATACCTACTATTACTACAACTTTTTTAGGACCAAAAATCAAAGCTGCAACTCTGTTCCCACTACCATCAGCATTCACTAGTTTTCCATCTTTTGTAAGTGCATTAGTTCCACAAACAAAAACATCTGTTAGCATACCCTTTCTTCTTCTATCAAGGTTTTCACTCATTGGAATACCTTTTTCATATTGATTAAATAAAGTTATATCTTCTTTATTTACTAAATAATCTAATAATCCAATTTGATCTACACTTGTTGAACCACCTAAACCAACACTTATATTTGGTTTGATAAAAGTTTTTGCTAAAGTTAATGCTTCTTTTTTATTTTCAACAAAATGAGGATCGTATCCACAAGTCTTTAAAGTTTCTAAAAATTCATTCATATTTATCCTTTTTTTATTAATTAACTATATATATTTTTGCTTCACGAGATAACATCTTATGTAATCCCATTGATACAGCAAATATGATAAACCCTATAATATGTGTATTCTGAATAATACCAAAATAGCTTTCCATATTAAATACATTATCTGGACATAAAAGTAATATCGCTGCAATAAAGAATACAATTCTTTCAATTACATTTAACTTTTGATCCCAGTAACCTTCCATTACAATTGAGAACGATGCAATACCCATCATAGCAAAGGTAAATACTTCAAATCTTTCAAACCATGTTCCATTAATTAATGGAGTAAATGCAAATAATAAAGGAATTATATACATTCCTTTCCCTACTTTCCATGCAACTAATCCTGTTTTCATTGGAGGAGTTTTAGCAATTGCAGCTGCTGCAAAAGCTGCTAAACAAACAGGTGGTGTAAGATTTGAATCTTGTGATAACCAAAATATTATTAAGTGTGCGGATAATAAATACATTGCAACTTCAGGCATTTCAATTCCAGCATTAACCAATGCAGCCATTTCAGGACTTAACATTAAACCTACTAACGCAGGTGCTGATAGTACAGATAAAACAACATAAGATGCAGTTACAGGTAATCCCATACCAAGAACAAGTGAAGCAACAGCTATTAAAATAATTGCTATTAAAAGTGAATTACCTGACCATTCCATAATAAGTTGTGAGAATGTGATTCCAATACCAGAAATATTAATAACTCCAACAATAACACCAACAGCAATAAGTAAAACACCCGTTACTACCATATTTTGAGAACCTAATGCCAAAGCTCCGAAGATTTCTTTGATTCCCATTCTTTTATTTTTAGTTAAATACGATGAAAAAATAATGGCAAATATTGCAATACCTGCTGCATATGTAGGTGTAAAACCATAAACTAATAATCCAACAAGTGTACTTAAGGGAATAATAAAATGGAAACCTTCTCTTAAAATTGGAAGAATCTTAACATCACTATTCTCACCTTTAATATTATGTTCTTTTGCATGAATATTTATATAAAAAGCAATTGAAGCAAAATATAAAATTGCAGGTAAAATTGAAACAGTTACAATTGTTACAAATGGAATATGTGTCATTTGAGCCATAATAAAAGCCCCTGCTCCCATAATTGGAGGCATGATTTGTCCACCTGTACTTGCCGCTGCTTCAACTGCTGCTGCAAATGTACCTTTAAATCCCGCTTTTTTCATCATTGGAATTGTTATTGAGCCAGTTGAAACAGTATTTGCAACAGCTGAACCAGAAATTGTTCCCATTAAAGCAGATGAAAATACTGCAACATGTCCAGTTCCACCTGTATATTTTCCTGCAACTGCACTTGAAACATCAACTATAAAGTCTCCTGCTCCTGATTTTAAAAGGAATGCTGCAAATAAAATAAACATAAATACATATGTTGATGAAATAGTAGCAATTGGACCAAATAATCCTTCACTTGTATAGAACATTCTATAAAGGAATCGCTCAGGAGTCATTCCAGCAAAAGCAAAAATACCATCTATATGTTGACCTAAAAATAGTAAATATGCAATACAAGACAATATTATAAAAGGAATAATATATCCAGTTGACTTTCTAACCATTTCCACTGCTAAAACAATTGTCATTCCAGCAACTATTAAATCACTAGTTCTCATTTGTCCATTTGCTACTGCATATAAACTTTCTTCAAAAAGTACCATATAAGCAAATGTAAATAACGATAACACTGCTAAGAACAAATTAATTATACTTACTTCATTTTCATTTTTTGTTGCTTCATAAGTTAAAAAACCAAGAGATGCTAATAAAGCAAAATGTGCTGAGTTAAACCATAAATCACTAATTCCACCCCAAATATTTACACCAAAATGAAATAGTGATATAAGTATTGCGTAGACAAAAGTGATTTCTTTAAAATATTTTATTTTAATCATTTTTTATTCCTAGATATATATAAATTATATAAATAATTTTAAATTACTTATATATTTTATATATCAAAAGAAGATGAACTTCTTTTGATATGTTAGTTTATTTTCCTAATAACGACGCAGGTATAGTAATACCTTTTTCTTGATAGAATCTAATAGCACCAGGATGTAAAGGCATTGGAAGACCTGAAATAGCTTTTTCTAAAGACATTGCTTTTGTAGCTTTGTGAACAGAATTCAAAAAAGGTAGGTTTTCATAGATTGTTTTAGTTAATAAATATACATCTTCTTCAGGAGTATCTTTTGTAACAACTAGTAAGTTTGGTTGTGCAATTGTATTAATATCTTTTGTTTGACCAGGATAAGTTCCTGCTTTAATATTAAATGGAGTCCATACTGGATAGTTAGCATTAATATCAGCTAAATTTTTCTTAGAAAAATCTAATACTTTAATTTCGTCATTTCCAATAGAAGCAAAGGCATTTGTAACTGCAGATGTTGGAGGACCTGATGGAGTATTCATTCCTTGAACTTTTCCATCTTGAAGTGCAGTTGAACTTGGAGTATATCCTAAGTATTGAACATTCATTTTATTAAAATCAATTGAAAGTGAACTCATAATAGTTTCAGCAGAAACTCTTGAACCTGAAGATCTTCCACCAATTGCAAATCTTTCACCATATAGATTTTGTAAATCCATAATATTTCCAGTTTTTGCAAATTTATTTTTTATTGTAAATTGTTCAACATTTTGCCATAACATAGAAACAGATCTTAAGTTTTTTTTAGGATTTCCTTCATATTTTGCTTTTCCTTGCCATGCCATAGAACCAAAAAGTCCTTGCAAAATTGCAAAGTTAACTTCACCTTTTTGAAGCATATCAACATTTTCACCAGATCCAGCAGATGTAATAGCTGAAAATGTAGTTTTATGAGTTTTTGCTAATTTAATTGAAGCAATTGTAGCAATTCCAACTCCAACTGGATAATATGTTCCACCTGTACTTGCTGTTGCAATTACATATTTTGTTTCTTTTGTAGCTGCATTTGCACCTGTAATCATTGTAGCTGTGATTGCTGATGTAACTAATAGCTTTTTTAAAATCGATAATTTTCTCATTTTATTTTCCTTAGTTTTTAACTTAAGGAAAGTATAACACAGATTGAAACAAAATTGTTTCAAAATTGTTTCAAATTTGTAAATTTACTATTATTTGCCTATTTTATAGATCATGTAGATTACTTTATTATATAACCTAGACCTTTTTTTGAAACAATAAAGTCATTATCACTAATTTTATCTTTTACTCTTTTTATTACTGTACGCATTGTGGCATCTGAAGTTTTGGGATCATTCCAAATAAATTCTTTTAAAAAATCTTTGGACTTTATCTTTTTGATATCACTTATTAAAGCTTGAATTAGCAAAGTTTCTTTTTTTGATAAGTTAATTAATTCATCATTATTATACAAAAGATTTGTTTTTGTATTAAAAGTATAACTATCATTTAATCTTAATACCTCATCAATAGTTTCATTTTTAGATTTTTCCTCTAATACTTTAGTTTTTACTTTTTTTAACATTTCCATCATATTTTTAACTTCTAAAGGTTTTACAAAATATGAGATAACATTTAAATTAATTGATTTAAAAAGATACTCTTCATCTTTGTATGCAGACACGATAATAAACTTTTGATTATCATTGATTTTTGTAATATCTTCAATCATACTAAGACCATCTTTATTTGGCATTCTAATATCTGTAAGAACTAAATCAAATGCCTTTTTATCATCATAAGCTTTCTTATATATATCAAGACCTTGCTCTCCATCACATGCAATTGATACCTCATCAAAAACTGTATCAAGATAAAACTCAAGTATCTCCCTTGCATCTTCTTCATCTTCTACTAATAATACTCTTGTAATTAAATTATCCATATTTTTCCTATGTAGTTATATATCTAATGTGATTATAAACTTCACACCACTATTAATATTTACTACTTCTATTTTACCTTTCATATTTGTTTCAATAATAGCCTTTGTCATATAAAGACCAATTCCTGTACCTTGTGTTTCAAACTTTGTAGTAAAGTATGGTTCAAAAATTTTATCCATAATATCATTGTTAATGATACCACCATTATTTGAGATTTCAATTTTTACCTTATCTTCTACAAGGATTGTATTAATATTAATTATTGCATCAAATTTTTCTTTTTCTTTTCGTAATAGTATTGCATCTTTTGCATTGTTTAAAATATTCAATAAAGATTGTTTTAATTCATTTTCATAATTTATAATTTCAATATCTTCATATTTAAACTCTATTTTTATATTTTCTATCTCGTATTGATTTTTTACCATATATAATAAGGAGTCAATACACTCTTTAATTGAAAACTTATTTTTAACTTTTGATGGTTTATAAAAATTTCTAAAATCATCAATTGTTTCACTCATGTACTCAATATTCTTATTTGCTTTTCGCATAAATTTATCTAACTTTTCTTCACTTACTTTTTCATTTTTATAATTATCTCTTAAAAAATGAAGAATTAAAGATACATTGTTTAATGGTTGTCGCCATTGATGTGAAATATTTCCAAGCATTTCTCCCATTGAAGCTAATTTACTTTGCTGAATTAAAATTCTATCTTTTTGCCTATTTTTATTTACTTCTACTTCAACTTTTAATTTTAATTCTTCTTGGCTAACTTTTATTTTTGTAATATCATTTATATATCCATAAAAATGACTTACCTCCCCTGAATGATCTTTTATTAGTATTACTCTACTTGAAATCCACTTAATTTCATTTGCTGCATTTATTATTCTACATACAAAGGTAAAGTTTGACAAATCTTTTTTTAAGGCAGCATAAATAGCTACTTTTACTTTATTAATATCTTCTTTATAAATTAAATTCATAAAATTCAATTCTTTGTTTTCAAAATCTTTTTTATTAAAGCCAAAAGTTTTAATACTATTTGATATATACTTTATACTTAAGTTTTTGTCATTAAATAATTTAAAAATTACAATCTTTCCATCTTCTACTAATAACTCAATATCAAGAAGTTCTTTTTTCATTCTTTTATTTTTATCAATATCCATTGACATCATAAGCATACGATCTAAATTACCAGATTCATCATAAAATGATTTACCACGGGCTAAGACCCATTTAAAATCATCATTTTTTGTTTTAAGTCTATATTCACATACAATTGTATCATCAACTTTTGCAAATATTTTATCAAATAATTGTTCAACCTTATTTTTATCTTCATTATGAATTAAATTGAACCAATTAGCAAAAGTATGTATTTCATTTCTTTTATATCCAAACATTTCAAGCCATTTATCTGAAAAATAAATCTTCTTAGTTTTAAAGTTAATATCCCAAAGGCCATCATTTGACGCAATAATTGCCAACTCAAATCTTTTTTTCCAATGTTCTAATGATAAAGTTTTTGTTTTAAGTTCATCATTATATTCATTAAAAATTGTTTTAATGAAATTTGAAAATATATATGTAAATAATATAAGTATTGCACTAACTACCAAAATAATAATAAAAACTTTCGAGAATAAATTTCTATAATCATTTTTAATATCAAAGATAATATCTTTTAATTTATATTCGATAATTTTTTTATCATAAAATACACTTATTATAAAATTATATTTATTATAAAGGTATACATAGTTTTTAAATTTTTCATTATATTCATAATCGGTAAAATAATGTTCTAGTATTTCATAAGATTCATTATCTTCTTTATCTTTTAGTAAAACATTTGATTTTTCTATCTTTTTATTATTTTCAAAATTAAATGTATCTTGAGTTATTAAATCATAAAACCAAATATTAAACTTTTGTGTTTTAATTGAATCTATTATAGATTTTTTTGTAATCTCTTTTATTGAATTAATAATAGAAAATGAACCTATATAATACTCTTTATCATTAATTTTAACACTGTCAAAAAAACTAAGTCTAACTGTTTTCTTTACATCATCATTCCAAAATTGAAGATTGTTACTACCTTGAGAATATATATATTGTAAAGTTAAGTTTTTGTATTTATTCACTTGTTGTTTTTTATTAAATATTAATCTTTGTAAATATGAAATTGAAGTATCTCCATACAAGATATCTAAATTATCTTTTTTAAAAATAACTAATTCTATACTATTTTCTTTTTCAATATTTCTCAAATAATCTTCTAATAAACCAAAATTATTTAAAGAGTTTGATTCTATATATCCAATTGTTTTATATGTAATCTTTTTTAGTACTATTTCTTCCTTAGAAAAACTCTTTTTTACTTGATTATTTATATATACTTTAAATTTATTTAATTCTTCTTTTTTATCAAATTCATAATTTAATATATATTTTTGTTTTAATAAATCTATTTTTCTATTTTCTTTTGACTCTAATATAAAAAAGGTAATTGTTAATAAAATTATAGCAAGTAGCATTATAAAGATTATAGGTATTTGAGAAAATAAACGTTGAATATCATCTAAGTTATATTTCCTATTTTTAAAGAACATATATTCTTACCTTAAATTAATTTTTATATCTACTCTTTGTTTCAAAATTGTTTCATATTTATTATTGTATTAAAAAGAAACAAAGACTTAGCTTTTAGAATCCTCTCTTATTTTACTGACTGTTTTACCACCAATTGCATAGTTATCAGTGTTTATCTCTTCTATTATAACTACAGCACTAGAAGCACCTCGTCCATTAAAAATACTTGCAAATAGTTCTGTAATACCTTTTGAAAGCTGTTCTTTTTGTTCTTTTGTAGCTCCACCGTCTTCTTCTGTCATTTTTACGTTAATTACTGGCATTTTATTCTTCCTTGTTTATATTCATATTTATTCTTATGGTAGAGCTAATACTGCACTATTACATAAATCATCACTTTCAAATTTTGTAATATCACCCTCTTTTAAATCAGGAACAGGAAATAATCTAACTGTTAAAGGTTTATTTAATCTATAAGCCATAGTTCCAGTATCTCTCATTATTTGTTCAATTTTTTTATTTGTTGTATTTCCCTCAATTGGAACTGTATCTAATCCTATTCCACATATCGCACTATTTGTAAGTAGTGTTCTAATATCAAAATCTTTATTTATAGTTCCAAGAGCTAATCCTTCATCTTCAACAACTGCCAACATAAGACCGGAAAACCCAACTAAAGGAAGTTCTTTTACACTTTTAAATACCTTTGTTAATAAAGACGATATTTCAACTGTTCCACTTCTTCCAAAAGAGTCTAATCCCATTTGTTTATATACTTCTACCATTGATGAGCAATTTTTTGAAGGTGCTGCTGATGAATCAATTCCTTTAAATACAAATGATGTTTTATTTTCGTTTTTTTCTTCAAACTTATCTAAAATATTTTTTATATTTTTACAATGATAAGAGAGAGCTTCTTTTAAAATTCTTGAATATGAAGCCATTGCATCATTATGTGAAAGTCTAGGATTTTTTTCATTAAATTCTTTTAAAACTTCAACTAATAAATCAGGAGTTTCTAAACCTAAAACATAAGAGTTTTCTAAATTGCTATTATGATATGAAGCAGGGAAATATGGAATAAAAGGTTTACAGTTAAAATTAACAGTAAAGTTAAAGTTACCCTCACCTCTTGGTGTAATTTTTGATATTTTTTTCACTGCTTTTACTGATTGAACAATTAAATCATTATCTAAAATTTCATTTTCATCTAATGATATATTTACACAAGCATTCGCTAAATCTCCAAAGGCTAATATCAATTCAGGAAGTAAATCTACCTCATCAAAAGTTTTTGCTTCACCTATTGCAAATCTAATTCGTAAACTTGTACGACTTTTATCTAAAATACTTGAAATCAATTCTAAATCTTTTTTAGCACTTGAAATACTAGATGTATCTAAATATTCTCCAAAAGCATTTGTTACAATTCTAATAGATTGAACTACATATTTTTCTTCTATAAATTTTGTGCTTAACTCTTCGCAAAAATCACAAGCTTCAAGAAGTTCTTTTTCCCATGTATTTTTATCTTTTTGTAAAGTAAGAAAAGTTGTAATTGTTCTTACTTTACATAAATTTTTATTTTTGTAAATCTCGTTTGACATTATTAACTCAATACTCTTTTAGATGTATCATAAACCATTTCATAATATCTATTATTGTTAAATTCAAACTCTTGAATAACATCAAGACCAAGTTTTCTTTTGTGTGCTTGATATGAACGCTCATTGATTACATTTACAAAAGTTACAAGGATTTCATATCTCTTTGACATTGAATCCAATGCAAAATCAAAAAGTTTTTCAAGTAATCCACTACCTCTTACACTTTTATCAATACAAACAGGTCCATATTGGTATGAATTATCTATTGTCAGAGTTTTTCCTAAGTAGTTTAGATTTGGTAAGTCTTTTACCATAAAAGCAAACATAGGCCATTTTGACCAATACTGCCAAGAAGCAGACATTACATATCCTTGAACCTCATCGTTTTCTACTGCTATAAATATTCCTTGCTCTTGTTCAATAATATCAGCTAACTGTTCTTTTTCAAAAGCAGTTGTTACAAAACCATCTTTTTTATCTTCTTCTTTTATAGTTGCTAATTGGTATTTTGCATGTAATTTTAATATATTTTCAATATCTTTAGTTTGGGCTATTTTTAGTTCCATTATAAACTTCCTTAAATTAATGATGTAGTATATAATGTTTTATAAAAAATGTCATTAACCTATGTTAATTTTCATCTCTTTTCGTATTCTTGATAGTGCAACACTTGTAATTCCTAAATATGAAGCAATATGATAATTGGGAACAACATCTTCTATCATAGAATAGTCTTCCAAGAATTTTTCATATCTTCCTCTTGCATCTAAAAGTAAAAAATCAGCTTCTCTTTTTTCTTTTTTAATAATTAAGTCTTCATATATTCTCAAAAGTAAATCATTCCATTGTGCATTTTCCTTTCCTAATTGCAATAAATCTTTATATCCAATATATAAAGTAGTGAAATCAGATAAAAGTTCAACACTAAAAGGAGAACCTATTCCATATGAGACAGAAGAAATACTGCTTAATAAATGTCCTTGTTTTTCTGCAAAGGATTTATTAAATTCTTTTCCATCAACTGTTAGATAATAATATCTGGCAAGTCCGTGAATCAAAAAGTAAAAATCTTCAACTTTATCTTCCATTAAAAAAAGATGTTCACCTTGTTTTAAAGTTTTAGTTTTAAAATATACTTTTGCTTTATTCCATGATTCTATTGAAAGTGGGGATTTATTATTTAGTATTGGATATAAGATATCAAATTGTTTTTCTATGTTCATATTGAAGTATATTACTTTGACTATTAATCTCAACTGATAAGCAACAATTAAGAAAGAATCACTCTATCTCGTATAGCTTTTTTAAATTTTTATAAAAACTTCGATAATATTAGTACATGAATTTAGAAAAATTAGAAGAAGTATTATTATCAAAAAATAAAGCTACAAAAGAATTTCCTTTTGATGATAAAGTTATGGTCTTTAAAGTGAAAAATAAAATGTTTGCTCTTTTACTTTGGAAAGAATCTCCACTTAGAATAAATCTAAAATGCGACCCAATCGATGCACTTGCTTTTAGAGAAATTTATGACTGTGTAAAACCTGGATACCATATGAATAAAAAACATTGGAATACTATACATATTGATGGAAGCATGGAAGATAGATTTTTAATTGATATGATAGATGATTCTTACAACTTAGTTGTTTCAAAACTTACAAAAAAAGAGAAATTTGAATTAGGAAATATATAAAAATTAATACTTATAACTAATTTTTATATATTAGATATTGTTAGTTTAAAGAATTTTTAAACTTTCTAACTTCATCTTCAATAGAGTCTTGTCTCATAAAATGCTCACCAATTAGAAAAGCATCCGCACCAATTCCTGAAAGTCTTTTAATAACATCTACATTTGAAACACCTGATTCTGCAACTATTATT from Poseidonibacter antarcticus includes:
- a CDS encoding lactate utilization protein, producing MNEFLETLKTCGYDPHFVENKKEALTLAKTFIKPNISVGLGGSTSVDQIGLLDYLVNKEDITLFNQYEKGIPMSENLDRRRKGMLTDVFVCGTNALTKDGKLVNADGSGNRVAALIFGPKKVVVIVGINKIVENVEEGFKRLMEVSAVKNIDRMNSKAIEMGKTPRHNLDNIANKFTYIKADEKDRITIIIVNEELGY
- a CDS encoding response regulator transcription factor: MDNLITRVLLVEDEEDAREILEFYLDTVFDEVSIACDGEQGLDIYKKAYDDKKAFDLVLTDIRMPNKDGLSMIEDITKINDNQKFIIVSAYKDEEYLFKSINLNVISYFVKPLEVKNMMEMLKKVKTKVLEEKSKNETIDEVLRLNDSYTFNTKTNLLYNNDELINLSKKETLLIQALISDIKKIKSKDFLKEFIWNDPKTSDATMRTVIKRVKDKISDNDFIVSKKGLGYIIK
- a CDS encoding TRAP transporter permease; the protein is MIKIKYFKEITFVYAILISLFHFGVNIWGGISDLWFNSAHFALLASLGFLTYEATKNENEVSIINLFLAVLSLFTFAYMVLFEESLYAVANGQMRTSDLIVAGMTIVLAVEMVRKSTGYIIPFIILSCIAYLLFLGQHIDGIFAFAGMTPERFLYRMFYTSEGLFGPIATISSTYVFMFILFAAFLLKSGAGDFIVDVSSAVAGKYTGGTGHVAVFSSALMGTISGSAVANTVSTGSITIPMMKKAGFKGTFAAAVEAAASTGGQIMPPIMGAGAFIMAQMTHIPFVTIVTVSILPAILYFASIAFYINIHAKEHNIKGENSDVKILPILREGFHFIIPLSTLVGLLVYGFTPTYAAGIAIFAIIFSSYLTKNKRMGIKEIFGALALGSQNMVVTGVLLIAVGVIVGVINISGIGITFSQLIMEWSGNSLLIAIILIAVASLVLGMGLPVTASYVVLSVLSAPALVGLMLSPEMAALVNAGIEMPEVAMYLLSAHLIIFWLSQDSNLTPPVCLAAFAAAAIAKTPPMKTGLVAWKVGKGMYIIPLLFAFTPLINGTWFERFEVFTFAMMGIASFSIVMEGYWDQKLNVIERIVFFIAAILLLCPDNVFNMESYFGIIQNTHIIGFIIFAVSMGLHKMLSREAKIYIVN
- a CDS encoding PAS domain-containing sensor histidine kinase translates to MFFKNRKYNLDDIQRLFSQIPIIFIMLLAIILLTITFFILESKENRKIDLLKQKYILNYEFDKKEELNKFKVYINNQVKKSFSKEEIVLKKITYKTIGYIESNSLNNFGLLEDYLRNIEKENSIELVIFKKDNLDILYGDTSISYLQRLIFNKKQQVNKYKNLTLQYIYSQGSNNLQFWNDDVKKTVRLSFFDSVKINDKEYYIGSFSIINSIKEITKKSIIDSIKTQKFNIWFYDLITQDTFNFENNKKIEKSNVLLKDKEDNESYEILEHYFTDYEYNEKFKNYVYLYNKYNFIISVFYDKKIIEYKLKDIIFDIKNDYRNLFSKVFIIILVVSAILILFTYIFSNFIKTIFNEYNDELKTKTLSLEHWKKRFELAIIASNDGLWDINFKTKKIYFSDKWLEMFGYKRNEIHTFANWFNLIHNEDKNKVEQLFDKIFAKVDDTIVCEYRLKTKNDDFKWVLARGKSFYDESGNLDRMLMMSMDIDKNKRMKKELLDIELLVEDGKIVIFKLFNDKNLSIKYISNSIKTFGFNKKDFENKELNFMNLIYKEDINKVKVAIYAALKKDLSNFTFVCRIINAANEIKWISSRVILIKDHSGEVSHFYGYINDITKIKVSQEELKLKVEVEVNKNRQKDRILIQQSKLASMGEMLGNISHQWRQPLNNVSLILHFLRDNYKNEKVSEEKLDKFMRKANKNIEYMSETIDDFRNFYKPSKVKNKFSIKECIDSLLYMVKNQYEIENIKIEFKYEDIEIINYENELKQSLLNILNNAKDAILLRKEKEKFDAIININTILVEDKVKIEISNNGGIINNDIMDKIFEPYFTTKFETQGTGIGLYMTKAIIETNMKGKIEVVNINSGVKFIITLDI
- the lhgO gene encoding L-2-hydroxyglutarate oxidase; this translates as MYDYLIIGAGIIGLNIAKNLKERFPDSKIIVLEKEKEVAMHSSGRNSGVLHAGFYYSADSLKAKFTKDGNKALKEFCKQRNLTVNSCKKVVVAIDDKEVEGLEELKRRGDANGVELHWLNEKDLEELYPNIKTYKKALLCPSTATVNPKEVTKEFAKAIEELGVELILDCKYLGSKGNVIHTNQGDYNSVKVINCGGLYADNIARDFGFSKDYVIIPFKGIYLKDKNNISNLTTNVYPVPNLDNPFLGVHYTLTVDNESKIGPTAIPAFWRENYNGFDNFSLKEFLQISYYELKLFISNAFGFRSLAYSEVKKYNLNYLKSLAKKLTKNMDHKGYDSWSTPGIRAQLLNKETLELVQDFVVESDDNSIHILNAVSPAFTCSIPFASWVIEEHILKSTSKNI
- a CDS encoding TAXI family TRAP transporter solute-binding subunit, whose product is MRKLSILKKLLVTSAITATMITGANAATKETKYVIATASTGGTYYPVGVGIATIASIKLAKTHKTTFSAITSAGSGENVDMLQKGEVNFAILQGLFGSMAWQGKAKYEGNPKKNLRSVSMLWQNVEQFTIKNKFAKTGNIMDLQNLYGERFAIGGRSSGSRVSAETIMSSLSIDFNKMNVQYLGYTPSSTALQDGKVQGMNTPSGPPTSAVTNAFASIGNDEIKVLDFSKKNLADINANYPVWTPFNIKAGTYPGQTKDINTIAQPNLLVVTKDTPEEDVYLLTKTIYENLPFLNSVHKATKAMSLEKAISGLPMPLHPGAIRFYQEKGITIPASLLGK
- a CDS encoding DUF711 family protein, which translates into the protein MSNEIYKNKNLCKVRTITTFLTLQKDKNTWEKELLEACDFCEELSTKFIEEKYVVQSIRIVTNAFGEYLDTSSISSAKKDLELISSILDKSRTSLRIRFAIGEAKTFDEVDLLPELILAFGDLANACVNISLDENEILDNDLIVQSVKAVKKISKITPRGEGNFNFTVNFNCKPFIPYFPASYHNSNLENSYVLGLETPDLLVEVLKEFNEKNPRLSHNDAMASYSRILKEALSYHCKNIKNILDKFEEKNENKTSFVFKGIDSSAAPSKNCSSMVEVYKQMGLDSFGRSGTVEISSLLTKVFKSVKELPLVGFSGLMLAVVEDEGLALGTINKDFDIRTLLTNSAICGIGLDTVPIEGNTTNKKIEQIMRDTGTMAYRLNKPLTVRLFPVPDLKEGDITKFESDDLCNSAVLALP
- a CDS encoding GNAT family N-acetyltransferase translates to MELKIAQTKDIENILKLHAKYQLATIKEEDKKDGFVTTAFEKEQLADIIEQEQGIFIAVENDEVQGYVMSASWQYWSKWPMFAFMVKDLPNLNYLGKTLTIDNSYQYGPVCIDKSVRGSGLLEKLFDFALDSMSKRYEILVTFVNVINERSYQAHKRKLGLDVIQEFEFNNNRYYEMVYDTSKRVLS
- a CDS encoding tautomerase family protein yields the protein MPVINVKMTEEDGGATKEQKEQLSKGITELFASIFNGRGASSAVVIIEEINTDNYAIGGKTVSKIREDSKS